One Acidimicrobiia bacterium genomic region harbors:
- a CDS encoding transposase, with protein sequence MAGTGVRRKPQKYPEELRERAVRMVFEVRERTGEKHGVIWRVARELGIGTESLRGWVRQAEIDTGRRAGTSTADAERIAALEKEVRELRRANDILRSARPGSRARCSWASRS encoded by the coding sequence ATGGCAGGCACTGGAGTGCGGCGGAAGCCGCAGAAGTACCCGGAGGAGCTGCGCGAACGCGCGGTGCGGATGGTGTTCGAGGTCCGGGAGCGGACGGGCGAGAAGCATGGCGTGATCTGGCGCGTGGCGCGTGAGCTGGGCATCGGGACCGAGTCGTTGCGCGGGTGGGTGCGCCAGGCGGAGATCGACACGGGTCGCCGTGCCGGGACCTCGACCGCGGATGCGGAGCGGATCGCGGCGTTGGAGAAGGAGGTCCGTGAGCTGCGCCGCGCGAACGACATCCTCAGGTCCGCGCGGCCCGGGTCACGAGCTCGTTGCTCCTGGGCGTCCCGCTCCTGA
- a CDS encoding IS110 family transposase yields the protein MTILADSVDIVIGVDPHKHTHTAAFVAADTGKHHDSRTSSADPDGFAALLRSAQQHAGTRCWVIEGCGSWGRGLATWLQAVGEDVREIDSPARPARRMGKKTDDLDALRVAREALGRNDLATPRNAGDRDALAALLVARRSAVEMTGDTERQLVSLAVTCTEQLAERLRGKTTTQIVDTCTRWRPTGDASITATAEAMRGLARRIRDLRAEADAHQRRIEELVKAWRPDILELVGVGPVVAATALVVWSHQGRVHNDGAFAMLAGAAPLPASSGMTTRHRLNRRGDRHLNCALHIIAIQRQRHDPATKAYFERRRAEGKTDREIRRCLKRYIARQLYRTLESGLDSQ from the coding sequence ATGACCATCCTCGCGGACAGCGTCGACATCGTCATCGGTGTCGACCCGCACAAGCACACCCACACCGCCGCGTTCGTCGCGGCCGACACCGGCAAGCACCACGACAGTCGCACCAGCAGCGCCGATCCCGACGGCTTCGCCGCGCTGCTCCGCAGCGCGCAACAGCACGCCGGCACCCGCTGCTGGGTCATTGAGGGATGCGGCAGCTGGGGTCGCGGGCTGGCCACGTGGCTCCAAGCCGTCGGTGAAGACGTCCGCGAGATCGACAGTCCGGCCCGGCCAGCACGCCGCATGGGCAAGAAGACCGACGACCTCGACGCCCTGCGCGTCGCCCGCGAAGCCCTCGGCCGCAACGACCTGGCCACGCCCCGCAACGCCGGCGATCGCGACGCCCTAGCTGCCCTGCTCGTCGCACGACGCTCGGCGGTTGAGATGACCGGCGACACCGAACGGCAGCTCGTCTCGCTCGCCGTCACCTGCACCGAACAGCTCGCCGAGCGCCTCCGCGGCAAGACCACCACCCAGATCGTCGACACCTGCACTCGTTGGCGCCCGACCGGCGATGCATCGATCACCGCCACCGCCGAAGCCATGCGTGGCCTCGCTCGTCGGATCCGCGACCTGCGCGCTGAGGCCGACGCACACCAGCGCCGCATCGAAGAACTCGTCAAAGCATGGCGTCCCGACATCCTCGAGCTCGTCGGCGTCGGTCCCGTCGTCGCCGCCACCGCACTCGTTGTCTGGTCACATCAGGGACGCGTCCACAACGACGGCGCGTTCGCGATGCTCGCCGGGGCCGCACCGCTGCCCGCGTCTTCCGGGATGACGACCCGCCACCGACTCAACCGGCGCGGCGACCGTCACCTCAACTGCGCGCTGCACATCATCGCGATCCAACGCCAACGGCACGACCCCGCAACCAAGGCCTACTTCGAACGGCGACGCGCCGAGGGCAAGACCGACCGTGAGATCCGCCGCTGCCTCAAGCGCTACATCGCCCGCCAGCTGTACCGCACCCTCGAATCAGGACTTGACAGCCAATAG
- a CDS encoding PIN domain-containing protein, with the protein MTRLLLDTTFLIDRERGDPGIDDLIEDDDDVAVAAITIAELRVGALLADGPHRAARAALVDHVVAEIPVLPCGIETAEAHAELLAAVRAQGRPRGAHDLMIAATARAAGRTVVTAGASAFIDLAGVAVRSH; encoded by the coding sequence GTGACGCGCCTGCTCCTCGACACGACCTTCCTGATCGACCGCGAACGCGGCGACCCCGGGATCGACGACCTGATCGAAGACGACGACGACGTCGCCGTTGCGGCCATCACCATCGCTGAGCTTCGCGTCGGCGCCCTCCTCGCGGATGGGCCACACCGTGCCGCGCGCGCCGCGCTGGTCGATCACGTCGTGGCCGAGATCCCGGTCCTCCCCTGCGGCATCGAAACGGCCGAAGCGCACGCCGAGCTCCTCGCGGCAGTCCGAGCGCAAGGTCGGCCCCGAGGTGCGCACGACCTGATGATCGCCGCAACCGCGCGAGCGGCGGGAAGAACGGTCGTCACTGCCGGCGCGTCCGCGTTCATCGACCTCGCAGGCGTCGCCGTTCGCTCCCACTGA
- a CDS encoding type II toxin-antitoxin system prevent-host-death family antitoxin, whose protein sequence is MPDVSATEAARNFADLLDAVEHRGERFTIVRRGRAVAHLEPMTAGAGRDVKALRREHVPDAKWRSDLEELRALLEREARG, encoded by the coding sequence ATGCCTGACGTGTCCGCCACGGAGGCGGCCCGCAACTTCGCGGACCTCCTCGACGCGGTCGAGCATCGCGGCGAGCGCTTCACCATCGTTCGACGTGGTCGAGCCGTGGCTCACCTCGAACCGATGACCGCGGGTGCCGGCCGGGACGTGAAAGCGCTCCGTCGCGAGCACGTCCCGGATGCGAAGTGGCGTTCGGACCTCGAGGAGCTCCGAGCACTCCTCGAGCGCGAGGCCCGCGGGTGA
- a CDS encoding metalloregulator ArsR/SmtB family transcription factor produces the protein MARAATTSDVFNAIAEPQRRDILALLRAGERPVTEVAKELGMAQPGASKHLRVLREVGLVRDRKVGKQRIYGLDARGLRPVHEWTGGFERFWNETFDRLDAYVHDLEQTRRD, from the coding sequence GTGGCACGGGCAGCGACGACGTCGGACGTGTTCAACGCGATCGCCGAGCCGCAGCGTCGGGACATCCTGGCGCTGCTGCGGGCCGGTGAGCGGCCGGTCACCGAGGTGGCCAAGGAGCTCGGGATGGCCCAGCCGGGCGCGTCCAAGCACCTGCGGGTGCTCCGCGAGGTCGGGCTGGTGCGCGACCGGAAGGTGGGCAAGCAGCGCATCTACGGCCTCGACGCCCGCGGCCTGCGACCGGTCCACGAGTGGACCGGCGGGTTCGAGCGGTTTTGGAACGAGACCTTCGACCGGCTCGACGCGTACGTGCACGACCTCGAGCAGACAAGGCGGGACTGA
- a CDS encoding SRPBCC family protein: MAGTGPDASAQSATADREIVISRVIDAGRELVFEAFTEVRHLSRWWGPEGFTTTTRAFEFRVGGEWDFVMHGPDGTDYQEWISWTEITAPERITLLHGEHRGDPNAFESVLTFEPDGAATRIEMRTVFPTKELRNEAVEKYHAIEGGQQTLSNLAAYVTELVPKGREH, encoded by the coding sequence ATGGCTGGAACAGGACCGGACGCGTCGGCGCAGTCGGCAACCGCTGACCGCGAGATCGTGATCTCCCGGGTGATCGACGCCGGACGCGAGCTCGTGTTCGAGGCGTTCACCGAAGTCCGGCACCTGTCGCGATGGTGGGGACCGGAGGGGTTCACCACCACGACGCGGGCCTTCGAGTTCCGCGTCGGTGGCGAGTGGGACTTCGTGATGCACGGACCGGACGGGACGGACTACCAGGAGTGGATCTCCTGGACCGAGATCACCGCGCCCGAGCGGATCACACTCCTGCACGGTGAGCACCGCGGCGACCCGAACGCGTTCGAGTCGGTCCTCACGTTCGAGCCCGACGGCGCGGCCACCCGGATCGAGATGCGCACGGTGTTCCCGACCAAGGAGCTGCGCAACGAGGCCGTCGAGAAGTACCACGCGATCGAGGGCGGCCAGCAGACGCTGAGCAACCTGGCTGCCTACGTCACCGAGCTCGTTCCGAAGGGACGTGAGCACTGA
- a CDS encoding dihydrofolate reductase family protein gives MAGKVFFSVSMSLDGFIAPDSPEELMGQQWMELQRWLFAQRFFRENLKLGEGGEEGRDNDIARETFERTGASVMGKRMFDAGEHAWPEDAPFHTPVYVVTHAKRDPWERPGGTTFHFVNDGIESALAHARKAAGERDVRIAGGGATILQYVNAGLIDELSIALSPVLFGSGIRLFEGVDAGRVALEPIRAEPTPRVTHLTYAVRERSRSRSLRSPAEPATR, from the coding sequence ATGGCCGGCAAGGTGTTCTTCAGCGTGTCGATGTCGCTGGACGGGTTCATCGCGCCCGACTCTCCCGAGGAGCTGATGGGGCAGCAGTGGATGGAGCTGCAGCGGTGGTTGTTCGCGCAGCGGTTCTTCCGGGAGAACCTGAAGCTCGGCGAGGGTGGCGAGGAAGGGCGCGACAACGACATCGCGCGCGAGACGTTCGAGCGCACCGGCGCAAGCGTGATGGGCAAGCGCATGTTCGACGCGGGAGAGCACGCGTGGCCGGAGGATGCCCCGTTCCACACGCCGGTCTACGTCGTGACGCACGCGAAGCGTGACCCGTGGGAGCGGCCGGGTGGGACGACGTTCCACTTCGTCAACGACGGCATCGAGTCCGCGCTCGCGCACGCCCGCAAGGCCGCCGGCGAGCGAGACGTCCGCATCGCGGGCGGCGGCGCGACGATCCTGCAGTACGTCAACGCCGGCCTGATCGACGAGCTCTCGATCGCGCTCTCACCCGTGCTGTTCGGCTCCGGCATCCGCCTGTTCGAGGGCGTCGACGCCGGCCGCGTCGCCCTGGAGCCGATCCGCGCCGAGCCGACGCCGCGGGTGACGCACCTGACCTACGCCGTCCGCGAGCGGTCACGGTCTCGATCGCTGCGCTCCCCCGCCGAGCCGGCGACGCGCTGA